The following are from one region of the Muntiacus reevesi chromosome 3, mMunRee1.1, whole genome shotgun sequence genome:
- the AMER3 gene encoding APC membrane recruitment protein 3 translates to MELKRGKTFIKSSLQIDHEKPPDPAATALTTEDAISLGGQQLPHSERGPQVSPSTQGYNRCSDREAQPDTSGGPAALCGATFKLAWKSKNHDTVPRADRAATATGQLVGSASFPGPSSSQRMIDYRHFVPQMPFVPAVAKSMPRKRISLKRPKKCFRNLFHIRRNKTENLPSQATEGQGLSSPKGPSETGGQRGIAFLPLGEELGLDGQCQDLSDSEFLPDSSFDLCRALCEDVASLKSFDSLTGCGEIFADESSVPSLELNEGLASPAQRSQTSDSKTPRGPFQGSIEQLASPAQNEMSDFAKFWDHVNHSVRQQQHALLGPRLGGPQASDTAQPRPDAAGLAELPLCPCRDPHSSSKASSVDTGTPKSERPESVSTSDEGYYDSFSPGLEEDKKEAPSPGTPTATFPRDSYSGDALYELFYDPAEGPGSPSLDDDLCVSESLSGPAVGAPLSMCSFRVGAEENLAPVPGPDLLNQGFLQSSWRGRECLLKLCDTELAITMGIINWLRRGPELRAMPASALREPTAPSGGLVEKPGAGSEKMGLGPVKLDGRGTQALDAGRISTSSAPNRKELWACSGPKGLLAGVSKVLAGATQETRSTSCDPSLECVQVSGEQGTPGYPEGSFSSVGPEAAMATNTSRKNKFPNPSVWPGSQEPRLPRNLGCFQGPWRPGLGGSTMDSKFTLTDCVAQVEALQINPDCPSPAAQPPRQNTGSGLCGKPQAGGPDILRQKQPNGFPNLAAICSLPSLANPLHIPQDQRCPGSILDLSQLREEPATLNVQAHVSMEGRPLQFNSRAMEQAAQRGQLDL, encoded by the coding sequence ATGGAGCTGAAGAGAGGAAAGACCTTCATCAAATCTAGCCTGCAGATTGACCATGAGAAACCTCCAGACCCAGCAGCGACTGCCCTGACCACAGAGGATGCAATCTCACTGGGAGGGCAGCAGCTGCCCCACAGTGAGAGGGGCCCCCAGGTCAGTCCTAGCACCCAAGGATACAACAGATGCTCTGATCGGGAAGCCCAGCCAGACACCAGTGGAGGGCCTGCAGCTCTCTGTGGGGCCACCTTCAAACTGGCTTGGAAGAGCAAGAATCACGACACTGTACCCAGGGCTGACAGGGCAGCCACAGCTACAGGGCAGTTGGTGGGCAGCGCAAGTTTCCCAGGGCCCTCCAGCAGCCAGCGCATGATTGACTACCGCCACTTTGTGCCCCAGATGCCCTTCGTACCAGCTGTGGCCAAGAGCATGCCAAGGAAGAGGATTTCCCTGAAACGACCCAAGAAGTGCTTTCGTAACCTATTCCACATCCGCAGAAACAAGACTGAAAATTTGCCCTCACAGGCAACCGAGGGGCAGGGCTTGTCTTCTCCCAAGGGCCCATCAGAGACTGGAGGGCAGCGAGGCATAGCCTTCCTCCCCTTGGGTGAGGAACTGGGACTGGATGGCCAGTGCCAGGACCTGTCTGACAGTGAGTTCCTGCCCGACTCTTCCTTTGACCTCTGCAGGGCCCTGTGTGAGGACGTGGCCTCACTGAAGAGCTTTGACTCACTCACAGGCTGTGGGGAGATCTTTGCAGATGAGAGCTCAGTGCCATCCCTGGAGCTGAACGAGGGCCTGGCAAGCCCTGCCCAGAGATCACAGACCTCTGACAGCAAGACTCCCAGGGGCCCCTTCCAAGGCAGCATAGAGCAGCTGGCCTCACCAGCTCAGAATGAGATGTCTGACTTTGCCAAGTTCTGGGACCATGTGAATCACTCGGTGAGGCAGCAGCAGCACGCCCTGCTAGGCCCGAGGCTGGGAGGCCCCCAGGCGTCAGACACAGCTCAGCCCAGGCCAGATGCAGCTGGGCTGGCTGAGCTCCCCCTGTGCCCATGCAGGGATCCCCACAGCAGCTCCAAAGCCAGCTCCGTGGACACAGGAACCCCCAAGAGTGAGCGGCCGGAGTCTGTGTCCACGAGCGACGAGGGCTACTATGACTCCTTCTCACCAGGCCTTGAGGAGGATAAGAAGGAGGCCCCGAGCCCAGGCACACCCACAGCCACCTTCCCCCGGGACAGCTACAGTGGAGACGCCCTCTATGAGCTCTTCTATGACCCCGCTGAGGGCCCTGGGAGTCCAAGCCTGGATGATGACTTGTGTGTGTCTGAGAGTCTATCGGGGCCTGCAGTGGGAGCCCCCTTGTCCATGTGCAGCTTCCGTGTTGGGGCAGAGGAGAACCTGGCTCCCGTTCCAGGCCCAGACCTGCTCAACCAGGGCTTCTTGCAGAGCTCTTGGAGGGGCAGAGAGTGCCTGCTGAAGCTCTGTGACACCGAACTGGCCATCACCATGGGCATCATCAACTGGCTCCGCCGGGGCCCAGAGCTCCGCGCCATGCCTGCCTCAGCTCTCAGAGAGCCAACAGCCCCCTCGGGAGGACTGGTGGAGAAACCAGGAGCTGGCTCTGAGAAGATGGGCCTAGGTCCAGTGAAACTGGATGGCAGGGGGACCCAGGCTTTAGATGCAGGTAGGATCTCTACGAGCTCTGCACCCAACAGGAAGGAGCTGTGGGCATGTTCAGGTCCCAAGGGCCTGCTTGCTGGAGTGAGCAAGGTCCTAGCCGGAGCCACACAGGAGACCAGGTCTACATCCTGTGACCCCTCTCTGGAGTGTGTGCAGGTCTCTGGGGAACAAGGGACACCGGGCTACCCTGAAGGCTCTTTCTCCTCTGTAGGGCCTGAAGCTGCCATGGCAACCAACACATCCAGGAAAAATAAGTTCCCAAATCCATCTGTCTGGCCTGGCTCCCAGGAGCCCAGGCTGCCTAGGAACCTTGGGTGTTTCCAAGGTCCCTGGAGGCCAGGTCTTGGGGGAAGCACCATGGATTCAAAATTTACCCTGACAGACTGTGTGGCCCAGGTGGAAGCCCTACAGATCAACCCAGACTGCCCGTCCCCTGCTGCTCAGCCCCCAAGACAAAACACAGGTAGTGGGCTCTGCGGGAAGCCTCAGGCTGGGGGCCCTGACATTCTGCGACAGAAACAGCCTAATGGCTTCCCTAACCTGGCTGCCATCTGTAGCCTGCCCTCCCTGGCCAACCCACTCCACATCCCACAGGACCAGAGATGCCCAGGAAGCATTCTGGACCTGAGTCAGCTCAGGGAGGAGCCCGCCACGCTGAATGTCCAGGCCCATGTCTCTATGGAGGGTCGGCCCCTGCAGTTCAACTCAAGGGCTATGGAGCAGGCTGCACAGAGGGGCCAGCTGGACTTGTAG